The following coding sequences are from one Luteimonas sp. S4-F44 window:
- a CDS encoding TonB-dependent receptor yields the protein MQHATDRRKLPVSMLAAGVAVALASPAFAQQAAEGPAHVSDMAAVTVTGYRESLQKSLDEKRYSIEQVDAIFAEDIGKFPDQNLAESLQRVAGISIDREGGEGQRISVRGLGSDFTRVRLNGLEALATAGSGSAGVNRSRGFDFNTFASELFSQVKVNKTQSAQMDEGSLGSTVDLRGSRPFDFDGFRASASGQLGYNQLSEESDPRVSGLISNTWADGRVGALLSASYSERSIYEEGYNPVRWEHGNHRNSNQSNANNNGTYGFCSPAGYDPQTPRNPTSGELGNPSSNNGYGTWGIDAANCGTGLPRPEGSQANIDAYETATNAWIPRYPRYIRTKHEIERLGVTGALQFRISEDTLLSFDAMYSKLDKDQREDSLGANLHRAANLGGKTQIIVREAQVDDRNRLVYGVFDNVDFRTESSQIEESTEFKQFSLQLEHRFNDAVRLDATLGHSVSDYARPVFSMVSFDNTNLDGFVLDMRGDPRMPSMTFPFDASSADAWSWLGYGSVPVNSNGTARGANISEVRLNPSYVKNAFDSAKVDLAVDFTPSLTFRTGLAWKDYEMRSQEYRHISYGRLPQALPAGVTLGDLSTTLDGFGKNLSGSMPASWLIPDFDRIADLLDIYSNADNGIPGGDYRLAGIGHFGASNNNFEVTERSMAVYGQLDFNTDLLERALRGNVGVRVVRTQIDASGWAPCPTGGEANCERFFGVASATADAGERLLVGTTVGHSYTDVLPSLNLSWDVAENVVLRFGAAKTMARPTLTYMSPSVSGGPTNFFDDGRVFSINLGNPKLDPFRSTNYDLSAEWYFAEGGLLSAAVFYKDIDSYVQRTRLLSTWADLGYALDLLPPGFTPETIFNVQSYYNTPGGPLKGWELTYQQPFSFLPGFWRNFGVQMNYTHVDSDIEYVFSTAANSNASVVTQVTENQLVNLSPNSYNATLYYDDGRFSARASTSYRDGYIGEVLSRENVWDLDGNQLATADVTGKHSVRNVDFNMSYRVNDKLSLTFEAINLLDTADRRYVDSDLMLPDRYTVTGRQYYVGARYRF from the coding sequence ATGCAACACGCGACCGATCGCCGGAAGTTACCGGTTTCCATGCTCGCGGCCGGCGTCGCCGTCGCGCTGGCATCGCCGGCCTTTGCCCAGCAGGCCGCCGAAGGTCCCGCACACGTGTCCGATATGGCCGCGGTCACGGTCACCGGCTATCGCGAAAGCCTGCAGAAGTCGCTCGACGAGAAGCGCTACAGCATCGAGCAAGTCGATGCGATCTTCGCCGAGGACATCGGCAAGTTCCCCGACCAGAACCTCGCCGAGTCGCTGCAGCGCGTGGCGGGCATCTCGATCGATCGCGAGGGCGGCGAGGGCCAGCGGATCTCCGTGCGCGGCCTGGGCTCGGACTTCACGCGCGTGCGTCTCAATGGTCTGGAAGCGCTGGCGACTGCCGGCAGCGGCAGCGCTGGCGTCAACCGCTCGCGCGGCTTCGACTTCAACACCTTCGCCTCCGAGCTCTTCAGCCAGGTCAAGGTCAACAAAACCCAGTCGGCACAGATGGATGAAGGCTCGCTGGGCTCGACGGTCGACCTGCGCGGTTCGCGCCCCTTCGATTTCGACGGCTTCCGCGCCTCGGCCAGCGGCCAGTTGGGCTACAACCAGCTATCGGAGGAAAGCGATCCACGCGTGTCGGGCCTGATCAGCAACACCTGGGCCGATGGCCGGGTCGGCGCGTTGCTGTCGGCGTCCTACAGCGAGCGTTCGATCTACGAGGAAGGCTACAACCCGGTGCGCTGGGAGCATGGCAACCACCGCAACTCCAACCAGTCCAACGCCAACAACAACGGCACCTACGGCTTCTGCTCGCCCGCGGGCTACGATCCGCAGACGCCGCGCAACCCCACGTCGGGCGAACTGGGCAACCCGAGTAGCAACAACGGCTACGGCACCTGGGGCATCGACGCGGCCAACTGCGGCACCGGCTTGCCGCGGCCGGAAGGGTCGCAGGCGAACATCGACGCCTACGAGACCGCGACCAACGCCTGGATCCCGCGCTACCCGCGTTACATCCGCACCAAGCACGAGATCGAACGCCTCGGCGTGACCGGCGCGTTGCAGTTCCGGATCAGCGAGGACACCCTGCTGAGTTTCGACGCGATGTATTCCAAGCTCGATAAGGACCAGCGCGAGGATTCGCTCGGCGCCAACCTGCATCGCGCGGCCAATCTCGGTGGCAAGACCCAGATCATCGTGCGCGAAGCCCAGGTCGACGACCGCAATCGCCTGGTCTACGGCGTGTTCGATAATGTCGATTTCCGCACCGAGTCGAGCCAGATCGAGGAATCGACCGAGTTCAAGCAGTTCAGCCTGCAGCTCGAACACCGGTTCAACGACGCCGTCCGCCTGGACGCCACGCTCGGGCATTCGGTGTCCGACTACGCGCGGCCGGTGTTCTCGATGGTCAGCTTCGACAACACCAATCTCGACGGCTTCGTGCTGGACATGCGCGGCGATCCGCGGATGCCGAGCATGACGTTCCCGTTCGACGCCAGCAGCGCCGATGCCTGGTCCTGGCTGGGTTACGGTTCGGTACCGGTCAACAGCAACGGCACCGCGCGCGGCGCCAACATCAGCGAGGTGCGGCTCAATCCAAGCTATGTGAAGAACGCTTTCGACAGCGCCAAGGTGGATCTGGCCGTCGACTTCACGCCGAGCCTGACCTTCCGCACCGGACTGGCGTGGAAGGATTACGAGATGCGCAGCCAGGAGTACCGCCATATCAGCTACGGTCGCTTGCCGCAGGCGCTGCCGGCCGGGGTGACGCTGGGCGACCTGAGCACCACGCTTGACGGCTTCGGCAAGAACCTGTCGGGCAGCATGCCGGCTTCGTGGCTGATCCCGGATTTCGATCGCATCGCCGATCTGCTCGACATCTACAGCAATGCCGACAACGGCATACCCGGCGGCGACTATCGGCTGGCCGGCATCGGCCATTTCGGTGCTTCGAACAACAACTTCGAGGTGACCGAGCGCAGCATGGCGGTCTACGGCCAGCTCGACTTCAACACCGACCTGCTCGAGCGTGCGCTGCGCGGCAATGTCGGTGTGCGCGTGGTCCGGACCCAGATCGACGCGTCGGGCTGGGCACCGTGCCCCACCGGCGGCGAGGCGAACTGCGAGCGCTTCTTCGGCGTGGCCAGCGCGACCGCCGATGCCGGTGAGCGCCTACTGGTGGGCACCACCGTCGGCCACAGCTACACCGACGTGCTGCCGTCGCTGAACCTGTCGTGGGATGTGGCCGAGAACGTCGTGCTGCGCTTCGGCGCCGCCAAGACCATGGCCCGGCCGACCCTGACCTACATGTCGCCCAGTGTCAGCGGTGGGCCGACGAACTTCTTCGACGATGGACGGGTGTTCTCGATCAACCTGGGCAATCCCAAGCTCGATCCGTTCCGCTCGACCAATTACGACCTCAGCGCCGAGTGGTACTTCGCCGAGGGCGGACTGCTGTCGGCGGCGGTGTTCTACAAGGACATCGACAGCTATGTGCAGCGCACCCGCCTGTTGAGCACGTGGGCCGACCTGGGCTACGCCCTCGATCTGCTGCCGCCGGGCTTCACGCCCGAGACGATCTTCAACGTGCAGAGCTACTACAACACGCCGGGCGGCCCGCTGAAGGGCTGGGAGCTGACCTACCAGCAGCCGTTTTCGTTCCTGCCCGGGTTCTGGCGCAACTTCGGCGTGCAGATGAACTACACCCACGTCGATTCGGACATCGAGTACGTGTTCAGCACCGCGGCTAACAGCAATGCCTCGGTGGTGACCCAGGTGACCGAGAACCAGCTGGTCAACCTCTCGCCCAACTCGTACAACGCCACGCTGTACTACGACGACGGCCGCTTCAGTGCGCGCGCGTCCACCAGCTACCGCGACGGTTACATCGGCGAGGTGCTCAGCCGCGAGAACGTCTGGGACCTGGACGGCAACCAGCTCGCCACGGCCGATGTGACCGGCAAGCACAGCGTGCGCAACGTCGACTTCAACATGTCCTATCGCGTCAACGACAAGCTCAGTCTGACGTTCGAGGCGATCAACCTGCTCGACACCGCCGACCGGCGCTATGTCGATTCGGATCTGATGCTGCCCGACCGCTACACGGTGACCGGGCGGCAGTACTACGTCGGTGCCCGGTATCGCTTCTGA
- a CDS encoding TonB-dependent receptor has translation MRQWVDSKKTPVTLLAAGIALALQAAAFPVLAQQPAAADDQAAELDTVRVVGYRASVEKALDIKRGEAGVVDAIVAEDIGKFPDLNLAESLQRIPGVVIARDAGEGRQITVRGLGPDFTRVRINGMEALTTVGGSDQSGGSNRGRGFDFNVFASDLFSQLIVRKTASADVEEGSLGATVDLRTARPFDYDGLTVVASGQASYSDMAAKADPRVAGLIANTWADGRFGALLSAAYSERQTLEEGSGTGRWANGPSNGGFNGCPTSTSPTNTSPFPDACRSDVYHPRFPRYTLMEHDQKRTGVTASLQFKPNDRMEFALDGLYSKIDAVRDEKYIEAISFSRGNATPNPATNPLTGKPHTIVRDGVIDGNGALVYGLFDDVDIRSENRHDEWNTVFKQLTLDGKFIVTDDLTLSGKIGTSSSVHENPIQTTIIMDKYNVDGYSYDYRGDPYKPVLNYGIDPLDPTGWTLAEIRLRPQYVENEFDTAQVDFNWNISPGFRLKGGVQAKDYTFSTREQRRSSELAVPAFADGSLIVPPELTSQGNLSGIAGSPGSWVIPSYERVADYFDIYSGEGTFALLDRPVNSRSVEEQDRGIYLQAEFSTDLGSIPFSGNFGVRYVRTKQSSTGIATASGTPVTSTVSREYSDTLPSMNLVAEIAPDFLIRFGAARVMSRPGLGSLTPGVTVNVSGGARTVSGGNPTLDPVRADTADLGFEWYFNEGAMLGLGLFYKDLKTTIQPFREVRSYASSGLPASLLEGTGATVNDDFVFSVPLNTPGGPLKGFEANYVQPFTFLPGAWRNFGVQLNYTYVDTDIQYVTASGATSLRERLLGSSKTSWNATLFYEGESFSGRVSATNRDDYLILVPGQEAGFTDDVHGQNGTTTIDASLRYRISDQIELSLEGINLTNEPSETWIGAASRLPLDYSETGRQYLLGLRYKF, from the coding sequence ATGAGGCAGTGGGTCGATTCAAAAAAGACACCGGTTACCTTGCTGGCGGCCGGCATCGCGCTGGCGCTTCAGGCGGCCGCCTTCCCGGTGCTCGCGCAGCAGCCCGCCGCTGCTGACGACCAGGCCGCCGAGCTCGACACGGTGCGAGTGGTGGGCTATCGCGCGAGCGTGGAAAAGGCACTCGACATCAAGCGCGGCGAGGCCGGCGTGGTCGATGCGATCGTTGCCGAGGACATCGGCAAGTTCCCGGATCTCAATCTCGCCGAATCGCTGCAGCGCATTCCTGGTGTGGTGATTGCGCGCGACGCGGGAGAAGGCCGGCAGATCACCGTCCGCGGGTTGGGCCCTGATTTCACCCGCGTGCGCATCAACGGCATGGAGGCGCTGACAACCGTCGGTGGATCCGATCAGAGTGGCGGTTCCAACCGCGGACGTGGCTTCGACTTCAACGTCTTCGCTTCCGACCTGTTCTCGCAGCTGATCGTGCGCAAGACCGCGTCGGCGGACGTGGAAGAGGGCTCACTCGGCGCGACGGTCGACCTGCGGACCGCACGCCCGTTCGACTACGATGGGCTTACCGTCGTCGCCAGTGGCCAAGCGAGCTATAGCGACATGGCGGCGAAAGCCGATCCGCGGGTTGCCGGTTTGATCGCCAATACCTGGGCTGACGGTCGCTTTGGCGCACTGCTGTCGGCCGCCTACAGCGAGCGACAGACGCTGGAAGAGGGCAGTGGCACGGGACGCTGGGCCAACGGGCCGAGCAATGGCGGCTTCAACGGATGTCCCACGTCGACGAGTCCGACCAACACCTCGCCGTTCCCGGACGCGTGCCGCAGCGACGTCTATCATCCGCGCTTCCCACGTTACACGTTGATGGAGCACGACCAGAAGCGCACCGGGGTGACGGCGTCGCTGCAATTCAAACCCAACGACCGTATGGAGTTCGCACTCGACGGCCTGTACTCCAAGATCGATGCGGTTCGCGATGAGAAGTACATCGAGGCGATCTCGTTCAGTCGCGGCAATGCGACTCCGAACCCAGCGACCAATCCGTTGACCGGCAAGCCGCACACCATCGTCCGCGACGGTGTGATCGACGGCAACGGCGCGTTGGTCTACGGTCTGTTCGACGATGTCGACATCCGCTCGGAGAATCGCCACGATGAGTGGAACACAGTCTTCAAGCAGTTGACGCTGGACGGCAAGTTCATCGTCACCGACGACTTAACCCTGTCCGGAAAGATCGGTACCTCAAGCTCCGTGCACGAGAATCCGATCCAGACCACGATCATCATGGACAAGTACAACGTCGACGGCTATAGCTATGACTACCGGGGCGATCCCTACAAGCCGGTGTTGAACTACGGTATCGACCCGCTCGATCCGACCGGCTGGACGCTGGCAGAAATTCGTTTGCGGCCTCAGTACGTCGAGAACGAGTTCGACACCGCGCAGGTCGATTTCAACTGGAACATCAGCCCTGGCTTCCGGCTCAAAGGCGGCGTACAGGCCAAGGACTATACGTTCTCGACGCGTGAGCAGCGTCGGAGCTCGGAACTCGCGGTACCCGCATTCGCTGATGGCAGCCTCATCGTCCCGCCCGAGTTGACCAGTCAGGGCAATTTGAGCGGAATCGCCGGCAGCCCCGGCAGTTGGGTGATCCCGAGCTATGAGCGCGTCGCCGACTACTTCGACATCTATAGTGGCGAGGGCACATTCGCCTTACTCGATCGTCCGGTGAACAGCCGCAGCGTCGAGGAACAGGATCGCGGCATCTACCTGCAGGCCGAGTTTTCGACCGATCTGGGCAGTATTCCGTTCTCGGGTAATTTCGGCGTTCGCTACGTGCGCACCAAGCAGTCTTCGACGGGTATCGCGACCGCCAGCGGCACTCCGGTCACCTCGACGGTGTCGCGCGAGTACAGCGATACGCTGCCGTCGATGAATCTTGTCGCGGAAATCGCGCCGGACTTCCTGATCCGTTTCGGCGCTGCGCGCGTGATGTCGCGGCCGGGCCTGGGTTCGTTGACGCCGGGTGTCACGGTCAACGTCAGCGGCGGTGCGCGTACCGTCAGCGGCGGCAATCCCACGCTCGATCCAGTTCGCGCCGATACTGCCGATCTGGGCTTCGAATGGTACTTCAACGAAGGCGCGATGCTCGGCCTGGGCTTGTTCTACAAGGATCTCAAGACGACCATCCAGCCCTTCCGGGAAGTGCGCAGCTACGCGTCAAGCGGGCTGCCGGCCAGCCTGCTCGAAGGGACGGGGGCGACTGTCAACGACGACTTCGTCTTCAGCGTGCCGCTCAACACCCCTGGCGGCCCGCTCAAGGGCTTCGAGGCGAACTACGTTCAGCCTTTTACTTTCCTGCCCGGTGCGTGGCGCAACTTCGGCGTGCAGCTCAACTACACCTACGTTGACACCGACATCCAGTACGTGACGGCGAGCGGCGCGACCTCGCTACGCGAGCGCCTGCTCGGCTCGTCGAAGACGTCTTGGAACGCGACGCTGTTCTACGAGGGCGAGAGCTTCTCGGGGCGCGTGTCGGCCACGAACCGCGACGATTACCTGATCCTGGTACCAGGCCAGGAGGCGGGCTTCACCGATGACGTGCATGGACAGAATGGGACCACGACGATCGATGCGTCGCTGCGCTACCGGATCAGCGATCAAATCGAACTGAGCCTGGAAGGGATCAACCTCACCAACGAGCCTTCGGAAACCTGGATCGGTGCGGCCTCTCGCTTGCCGCTCGACTACAGCGAAACTGGTCGCCAGTATTTGCTGGGTCTGCGCTACAAGTTCTGA
- a CDS encoding sugar kinase yields the protein MGKRILCFGELLLRLGAPGRELLLQSRQLQVHVGGAEANVAVSLARFGHDSAFAGTVADNALGEAALGELRRHGVDVSRVHRVPGRMGLYFLATGAGLRPSDVVYDRADSAFACAAAESYAWPSLLDGIDCLHVSGVTAAVGPASAQAAADAVRAARAHGALVSFDGNFRPKLWATWNDRPAPLLQALLAEADVAFIDYRDVDLILGPEAGETALPSAERTIAAAARAFARFPHLQRIACTQRDVRSVDSHLLGALLVHRDGAIHRLDPRPVDGIVDRIGGGDAFAAGVLHGVLSGMEDAQALAFGLGAARLKHSVPGDFNLVGADDVAALVDSGRLDVRR from the coding sequence ATGGGCAAGCGCATCCTCTGTTTCGGCGAACTGCTGCTGCGCCTGGGCGCACCGGGGCGCGAACTCCTGCTGCAGAGCCGACAGTTGCAGGTCCACGTCGGCGGCGCGGAAGCCAATGTCGCGGTCTCACTCGCCCGGTTCGGACACGACAGCGCATTCGCAGGCACCGTCGCCGACAACGCGCTCGGCGAGGCGGCGCTCGGCGAGTTGCGCCGCCACGGCGTCGACGTGTCGCGCGTGCACCGCGTTCCCGGACGTATGGGGCTGTACTTCCTGGCGACCGGCGCCGGCCTGCGCCCCAGCGATGTCGTCTACGACCGGGCCGACTCGGCGTTCGCATGCGCCGCGGCCGAAAGCTACGCCTGGCCGTCGCTGCTGGACGGCATCGACTGTCTGCATGTGTCCGGCGTGACCGCCGCGGTCGGCCCGGCCAGTGCGCAGGCTGCCGCCGACGCGGTTCGCGCCGCGCGCGCGCATGGCGCGCTGGTGTCGTTCGACGGCAACTTCCGGCCGAAGTTGTGGGCGACGTGGAACGACCGGCCCGCGCCGCTGCTGCAGGCCCTGTTGGCCGAAGCGGACGTTGCATTCATCGACTATCGCGACGTCGACCTGATCCTGGGGCCGGAGGCTGGCGAGACGGCGCTGCCGAGCGCCGAGCGCACGATCGCCGCCGCCGCGCGCGCATTCGCGCGTTTCCCGCATCTGCAGCGGATCGCCTGCACCCAGCGCGACGTGCGCAGTGTGGACAGCCACTTGCTCGGCGCCTTGCTCGTGCACCGCGACGGCGCGATCCATCGGCTCGATCCACGACCGGTCGACGGCATCGTCGATCGCATCGGCGGCGGCGACGCCTTCGCCGCTGGCGTGCTGCACGGCGTGCTGTCGGGCATGGAGGACGCGCAGGCACTGGCATTTGGGCTGGGCGCGGCCCGCCTCAAACACAGCGTCCCTGGCGACTTCAACCTCGTCGGCGCGGACGATGTCGCCGCCCTCGTCGACAGCGGCCGCCTGGACGTTCGCCGCTAA
- the sppA gene encoding signal peptide peptidase SppA translates to MSTVVQPPRAPLTRFIVGLWDGMNFIRRLILNLLFFGLLFLFALLVLLAIVGGGSRQAPLLDRTTLVIAPEGALVEQYRSDPLTRALAESSGGGSGEVQLRDVLRALEAAKQDDRIERVLLRTDRLTFSGYASMREIADALAELRAAGKQVVAFGEYFGQQQYLLAAQADEVYLDPEGGMILEGLSGYRQYYREALADKLSVDMHLFKVGEYKSAAEPFILDGASPESKEADLYWMNDIWQRHVADIAKARGLTPEVVNAEIDTLPAGIAAAQGDLARYALDHGYVDGLKTFEEVEQLLVERGVADDDADGGFRQIAMRDFLTHVEPRATDRRAQVAVVVAEGGITGGEQPPGTIGGESTSALLREAREDEHVKAVVLRVDSGGGEVFASEQIRREVDALKAEGKPVVVSMGDVAASGGYWISMNADRIYADASTITGSIGIFALVPTFPRTLEKIGVRTDGVGTTRFAGAFDLSRELQPEAGQAIQAIIDRGYRNFIGKVGDARGRSSEEIDTVARGRVWSGTQALDRGLVDELGGLRTAIAKAAELAELGTDRWRVRYIEKTATPFGRFLTGLVSGRAGSLLFGHSDLARGLLSRAAPRAEQDLRLLESVMTPVPGKPVKAVAYCFCEL, encoded by the coding sequence ATGAGTACCGTTGTTCAGCCCCCGCGCGCGCCGTTGACGCGCTTCATCGTCGGTCTCTGGGACGGCATGAACTTCATCCGCAGGCTGATCTTGAACCTGCTGTTCTTCGGTCTGTTGTTCCTGTTCGCGCTGCTGGTGCTGCTGGCGATCGTCGGCGGCGGCTCGCGGCAGGCGCCGCTGCTCGATCGCACGACGCTGGTGATCGCGCCCGAAGGCGCGCTCGTGGAGCAGTATCGGAGCGATCCGCTGACGCGCGCACTGGCCGAAAGTAGTGGCGGCGGCAGCGGCGAGGTGCAGCTGCGCGACGTGCTGCGCGCGCTCGAAGCGGCCAAGCAGGACGATCGGATCGAGCGTGTGCTGTTGCGGACCGACCGGCTGACGTTCTCGGGCTATGCGTCGATGCGTGAGATCGCCGATGCCCTGGCCGAGTTGCGTGCGGCCGGCAAGCAAGTGGTCGCGTTCGGCGAGTATTTCGGCCAGCAGCAGTACCTGCTCGCCGCGCAGGCCGACGAGGTCTACCTCGATCCCGAGGGCGGCATGATCCTCGAAGGCCTGAGCGGCTATCGCCAGTACTACCGCGAGGCGCTGGCCGACAAGCTGTCGGTGGACATGCATCTGTTCAAGGTCGGCGAGTACAAGTCCGCGGCCGAGCCGTTCATCCTCGACGGCGCCTCGCCCGAGTCGAAGGAAGCCGACCTGTACTGGATGAACGACATCTGGCAGCGGCATGTGGCCGACATCGCCAAGGCGCGTGGGCTCACGCCCGAAGTGGTCAATGCTGAAATCGACACATTGCCGGCCGGCATCGCCGCCGCCCAGGGCGACCTGGCGCGCTACGCCCTCGACCACGGTTACGTGGACGGGCTGAAGACCTTCGAGGAAGTCGAGCAACTGCTGGTCGAGCGCGGTGTCGCCGACGACGATGCCGACGGCGGCTTCCGCCAGATCGCGATGCGGGACTTTCTGACCCACGTCGAGCCGCGGGCGACCGACCGGCGCGCGCAGGTCGCGGTGGTCGTCGCCGAAGGCGGCATCACCGGCGGCGAGCAGCCGCCGGGCACGATCGGCGGCGAGTCGACCTCGGCGCTGCTGCGCGAGGCGCGCGAGGACGAGCACGTCAAGGCCGTCGTGCTGCGTGTCGATTCGGGCGGCGGCGAAGTGTTCGCGTCCGAGCAGATCCGCCGCGAAGTCGACGCGCTCAAGGCCGAGGGCAAGCCGGTGGTGGTGTCGATGGGCGATGTCGCGGCATCCGGCGGCTACTGGATCAGCATGAACGCCGACCGCATCTATGCCGATGCGTCGACGATCACTGGGTCGATCGGCATCTTCGCGCTGGTGCCCACGTTCCCGCGCACGCTCGAGAAGATCGGCGTGCGCACAGACGGCGTCGGCACGACCCGCTTCGCCGGCGCCTTCGATTTGTCGCGCGAACTGCAGCCCGAGGCCGGGCAGGCGATCCAGGCGATCATCGATCGTGGCTATCGCAACTTCATCGGCAAGGTCGGCGATGCGCGTGGTCGCAGCAGCGAGGAGATCGACACCGTCGCCCGCGGCCGCGTGTGGAGCGGTACCCAGGCGCTCGATCGCGGCCTGGTCGACGAACTCGGCGGCCTGCGCACCGCGATCGCCAAGGCGGCCGAACTCGCCGAACTCGGCACCGACCGCTGGCGCGTGCGTTACATCGAGAAGACCGCGACGCCGTTCGGGCGCTTCCTGACCGGCCTGGTCAGCGGCCGCGCCGGCAGCCTGCTGTTCGGTCACAGCGACTTGGCGCGCGGATTGCTGTCGCGCGCCGCGCCGCGGGCAGAACAGGATCTGCGCCTGCTCGAGAGCGTGATGACGCCCGTGCCCGGAAAGCCGGTCAAGGCCGTCGCCTACTGCTTCTGCGAGCTCTAG
- a CDS encoding MATE family efflux transporter produces the protein MSSPPVLPRFGHEVRRTAFLAAPLVAGHVATGLIGFVDSVIAGHHGTNTLAAVAVGTAIFWLPLMVPMGTLMAVPPSVSQLDGEGRHAEVGPLFRQALWLAAGLGALLLVLLTLLANALGPLGIAPDIVPGATAFLHGIRWGVPALTLYFCMRYLSDGIHWTLPTMLFGFGGLVVLVPTGYALAFGWGPFPERGAGGLGLASAIMMWLQALGFATYLAVSKRFACYALFSQFDPPRWSTIGPLLRTGLPIGVTVTMEGSLFVVTALLIGRLGEIEAAAHQIAINVAALCFMVPFGLAEATTVRVGNAIGRGLGSAGVRRAGFAGLALVLATQTLSGIALLLGHDHVVRAYTQDAAVASLAGALLLYAAAFQFPDGIQALSAGALRGLKDTRVPMFLAAAAYWGVGMTLGAGLGLGLGWGPKGMWIGLIAGLSVAALLLGGRFLRTSRRVTTPLADQLSQ, from the coding sequence ATGTCCTCCCCGCCCGTCCTCCCGCGCTTCGGCCACGAAGTGCGCCGTACCGCCTTCCTTGCCGCGCCCCTGGTCGCCGGCCACGTCGCCACCGGCCTGATCGGCTTCGTCGATTCGGTCATCGCCGGCCACCACGGCACCAACACGCTGGCCGCTGTCGCGGTCGGCACGGCGATCTTCTGGCTGCCGCTGATGGTGCCCATGGGCACCTTGATGGCAGTGCCGCCATCGGTGTCGCAGCTCGACGGCGAAGGCCGCCATGCCGAGGTCGGGCCGCTGTTCCGGCAGGCCCTGTGGCTGGCCGCAGGCCTGGGCGCGCTGCTGCTCGTCTTGCTGACGCTGTTGGCCAACGCGCTGGGGCCGCTCGGCATCGCGCCGGACATCGTGCCTGGCGCGACCGCGTTCCTGCACGGCATCCGCTGGGGCGTGCCGGCGCTGACACTGTACTTCTGCATGCGTTATCTGAGCGACGGCATCCACTGGACGCTGCCGACGATGCTGTTCGGCTTCGGCGGGCTGGTGGTGCTGGTACCGACTGGCTACGCACTGGCGTTCGGCTGGGGGCCGTTTCCCGAACGCGGCGCCGGTGGCCTGGGCCTGGCCTCGGCGATCATGATGTGGCTGCAGGCGCTGGGCTTTGCGACCTATCTCGCGGTCTCAAAGCGCTTCGCCTGCTATGCGCTGTTCTCCCAGTTCGATCCGCCGCGCTGGTCGACGATCGGTCCGTTGTTGCGGACCGGGCTGCCGATCGGGGTCACAGTGACGATGGAAGGCAGCCTGTTCGTGGTGACCGCGCTGTTGATCGGCCGGCTTGGCGAGATCGAGGCCGCCGCGCACCAGATCGCCATCAATGTCGCCGCCCTGTGCTTCATGGTGCCGTTCGGGCTGGCCGAGGCGACGACGGTGCGCGTGGGCAACGCGATTGGTCGCGGCCTCGGCAGCGCCGGCGTGCGCCGCGCCGGATTCGCAGGGCTGGCACTGGTGCTGGCGACCCAGACCCTGTCCGGCATCGCACTGCTGCTGGGCCACGACCACGTGGTCCGCGCCTATACCCAGGATGCCGCAGTCGCGTCGCTGGCTGGCGCGCTGCTGCTCTACGCTGCGGCGTTCCAGTTCCCCGACGGCATCCAGGCGCTGTCGGCCGGCGCGCTGCGCGGGCTCAAGGACACCCGGGTGCCGATGTTCCTGGCCGCAGCAGCCTATTGGGGCGTGGGCATGACCTTGGGCGCGGGCCTGGGCCTTGGCCTGGGCTGGGGGCCGAAGGGCATGTGGATCGGACTGATCGCCGGCCTGTCGGTGGCGGCCCTGCTGCTGGGTGGCCGATTCCTGCGCACCAGCCGGCGCGTGACGACGCCGTTGGCGGATCAGCTGTCACAGTGA